TAGCGGCGCTTCCACGGGGTCGCGCGTTCGGTCTCCATCGAGGACCGTGGCGACGACACGCAACGCACCCTTGTGGAGCTGCACGAGCCCGTCTTCGTGGCGCTTGGATGACCGCACAACGCGAAAACCCGCCAATCTAGGGGTTTTCGTGTCCGGTGTAACCGGCCTCCATGCACAAGCTCATGACGCTCTCTCTCGCCGCCCTTCTTCTCTCCGCCTGCGCCCCCACGGTCGACCCCGTCCCCGGTTCCGGAGGGGCGGGCGGCTCGTGTTCCTCTTCGTCCTCTGCCGGCGGGTCCGGTGGTGAGGGCGGCTCGGAGCCGTGTCCCGAATGCACGTCGTGTAGCGACAACAAGCTCAACGGCGGGGAGACCGACATCGACTGCGGCGGCTCGTGGAACGGGATGCCGTGGGGCGATTGCCCCCGTTGCCAGCTTGGGCAGGGCTGCTACTTCCCGAGCGACTGCGCCTCGGGGTTTTGCCTGGCCGACCAGCCCGGCACGTACGGCGTCTGCGCCCCCTACCCCGAGTGCCTGACGTGCGAGCAAAGCCTGAGCTTGCACGAGAAGGAGGAGCACTGCTCCGAGGACGAGGCCACCGCGTACCAGGCGCTCATCGAGTGCGCCTGCGACGCGGATCCCTTCTACGAGATCCCCGAGTGCGGGGATAACTTCTGCGACGGGCTCCCGGCCTCCTCGGCGTGTTCCAACGCCCTGGCCGCTGAATTCAGCGGCGGATGCCACGTCGAATTCGCTGCGTGTATGCAGTGAAAGGCCAGCGGCCGAGGGAGGCGCCCCTGAGCAGGAAGCTCTCCCTCGGCCACGGCCACCGTCCTCCGGCTACGTCGCGATGCGTAGCCGGAGGACGCCAACCGGTGGCGGGCCAGGGGGCCAGATCCCCGGAAGCCCGAGCCCGACCAGCACGCCCAACAGGAACAAGGTAACACAGATCATGTTTTCTCCTCGATGAGGCCGCGAGCACATGCCGTGGCCTCATCGAGGAACGTAGGAGCAGCCAGTCCAGGCGAGAAAAGAGAAGAATGCCCGATCTTTTTCGCTCACGTCCTGGACGTATGCTGACCGTCCACGTCGTACAGTTGGCGCGCATCGTCCCATATAGGGCCAAAGTGTGCGCAGGAGGCAGAGCCACCATGAACGACCCCAAGGACCCGAAGCCCACCCCGACCCCCGCTCCCGTCCCGCAGCCGGACGAGCTGCCGAACACACCGCCGGACGAGGGATGATCCCCGTCCTCCAGGCGGCGGCCTACCTCGGGGCCGCCACCCTCTCCCTCGTAGCCCTCGCACGGAAGCACCGACGGCTCGCCGCCTACGTCGGCCTGAGCCTCGCGATGGACCTCGCCCGTCTCGGGCTCCAGCAGATCCCCAAGGGACCGAAGCCCTACGTCGGCGTGGACAAGCTCTTGTTCTTGACGGACGGCGCCATGTTCCTCGCCCCGCCCATCCTCATGGGATGGGCGCTCGGCACGCTCCTCTGGCCCGTGGTCGGCCTCTGGGTGGTCGCCGTGGCGAAGGTGGCCGTGAGCTACCCGGAGCTGCGGGGCCCGGCCCTGACGAGGTTCTACCTCGCCGCCCTGGTGACAGGGCACGTGGCGCTGCTGATAGGTGCTGTCTGGAAGGTTGTCCGAGAAGGCCGGACGATGAGGCGGGAGGAAGGGCTCTTGCTCGTGCTACTCGCCGTGGGGCTGAGCGGAGCCGGGGTGGCCCTCTGGCACCCCTGGAGGCACGTGAACGCCGTCAACCTGACGGTGTATGCGCTCCTCTGTCTGGCGTGCTTCTTCTGCAAGAAGCGCAAGGAGAGCGAGCATCGAGGTCTCGACGTCTCGGGAGAGACGACGGAGACGGAGCACGTGACGGATCCCGCCGAGACCCAGGTAGGCGACGAACGCTAGGCTAGCCGCCCCGACCGCCGACAGGATCGAGCACACGTACTCCACGGCTCATTGGACTTTGCGCGAGGTCGGGGCGTGCTCGGACAGGTCCGGAGACGAGCGTCCGGCCATGCGGTCGATCTTTGCATCGATCTTGTCGATGCGAAGGTCGTGGATCTCCTCGCGGAGTGTTCCGACCTCCTTGCTCACGTGGGTCGTGATGCGGTTCTCTGCGCTGGACAGGCCCTCGCGAAAATCGCGGAGGGCCTCGGGGATCGTCTTCTCCACGGCGTTGACGAGCGCGGTCGAGCGAGCCTTGTACGACTCCACGAGTCCAGGCCCCCACTTGTGCAGCGCCCAGGCGATCCCGAGCAGGATGAGGATCGGGATCGTGACACCCAGGCCGATCAGGATCGGGATCAGCGTGTCCCCATGCTTCACGAGCAGCTCGATCATGGACCTTTCCCTTCAATCGACCCCGATTTGCGACCCCGCGAGCCGCGTGTACGTCACGCGCCCCCAGAGGTAGATCGTACCCGCAAGAGCGTCCGTCCCATACTCGGGCGTCAGCTCGATGTAGTACCGAGACGCGCTGGTATCGACGGCCTCGTTGATGCTCGATACCGTGATGACGTGCGGCGAGTCGTAACTCCCGCCGCCAGGGTCCGTGGCGGTGGCAATGAGCGTTCCCGCAGCCGAAAACTCGCTCCATCGATAGACGTTCACGACCGGATAGTTCGCGGGCGGAGACCCCCCGTGCGCCGGTGGGTCGATCTTCACTTCTACGGTGTCGAGGCGGCACCCGTTGGGGAGGGTGAGAGGGATGATGAGCTTCGCCGACGCCGTGGCCGCCAGGTTGATCCACGTCGAATTGGTCTGCCCCTCCCACGCCGTCACGGGGCAGTATGGCGTGTTCGAGAGGTACCTCGTCACAGAGACGTCGGCGGACAATCGATACGACGGCGCCGTCACGTAGCCGTGGACCCGCAGCTCGGCAGGATCGTCGTACAGCTCGGCGACCGTCACCCCGAGCGCGCTCAAAATCATCGGCGGAGTGCTCGCTTCGATGAAGTTGGCCCCGAGGCTCTCGAAGACAGCTCCCCCCGAGCTGTCACGCATGACGATCGTGCTCGGGGTCAGGACGGATGTCGCGGCATCGAGCTTCGTCTTATCGGCAGCCGATAGAAATCCTGCCGTCGCACCCGTGGCCGTTTCGTGAAGCGCTCCTCCCGAGAGATTCCCGTGGTTCGCGTCGGCGATCGTCCCGACCTGGATCGAGTCCGGGTTGACGACGATCGACCCGTCTGCCGCGACGACGTTGTAGCCGCCCCCGGAAAATACGAGCCCCGCCCCAGCGCTCGCAGGGTCGACGACGCCGCCCGAGGTTCGGATGACCTCGTTGATCTTGGAGACCCAGCCGTAATCGGCATCCCCCTCGGTCGTCTCGTCGAACGCGAGGACGCGCTGCCCCGTCGCCCCCGTCAGCACGTAAATCCCGAACGTCGTCGCCCATTCCTCGACGTACCGGCCATTCACGTCCCGCTGGTTGTTGACAATCGAGCGGAAGATGAGCGCGCACCCATCGGAGTCCGCCGGAGCGACGAACGTCGCGGTCTTCGTGACGTGATCGATCAAAAGGCTCGCGTTGATGGTCGCTGCGTCGTGCAGATCATCCGTGTTGGCGCAGGAGATCGACCACGTGGTGACGCCCGCGAGGTCGGCGAGCTGAATCGTGACCGTGGCGCCAGCAGACACGTCGACCCCGTCGACCGTGCTGTTGCCGTCGACCGTGCAGATAGGGGATGCCATAGCTCAACCCTCGTCGTATTCGCTGACCGTGCAGATTGTGGTCACGCGGAGAAGCGAGACCGTCCCATCAACGGTTCCAGTGGTGTATCGCAACCGGGCCCGATAGGTCTGGTTGACGCGGTCCACCACGACGTCAGGGGACAAATCGATATCGCCGGTTGTCGTTGTCGAGACGCTGGCGAGGGTAGATCCAGACGCTAGGACCGACAGCGTCACCCCTGGAGATCCAGTACCGGCCCACGAAAACCGAACCGTTTTCAGCGTGCTACCGTGGGGCGGCGATAGCGTGATCGCAATCTCTTGGGGGAGCGAGCCGTCGAAGGCCGTCAAAATGGTGAACCCGTTGAGTGTGTCCACCGTAGGGCTTTGGTTACCCCCGCCTCCAAACACCAGCCGCGACGGGACCGCGTTGGTAGCGTCGTAGACGCGGGTCACGTCGCGGGACGTCAGCCGGAGGCGGTTCGAGGAGCCGGCGATCGTCGTCGTCCCCGCCAGGTTCGTCGTGGTCGCGACGCCATGGGAGATCGTACCGCCATTGACCGTGAGGCCGGCCGCGAACGTGGGCGTGTTGTTGAATGCCCACGTGGCGCCAGCAATGACGGTCGTTGACGACCCATTGTTGTAGAGCGGTGTCGACCCGGAGGCAAAGAGCATTTGGCCGCCGATCGACGCCGTAGACCCGGAGTTGAGGGTCAGGCTCGACCCGCTCTGGTACGTGCAGACAGCGCCGCTCTGGTAGGTCTGGTTCGAGAGGTTCGCGTGGACGAGCGATGCGCCTGCTTCGACCAACGCGCCCGCCCCCGGACGCAGGTCGAGGACCCCAGACTCGACGACGAGTCCCGAGTTGCACGTGACCGAGTCGTTGTGCGTGACAGGGTCATTCGTCGTCAGCGTGCTGTTCGTCGTGACGGCACCGTTCGCGGTAACCGTATTGCTCGTCGTGAGCGCCCCCGTGACCGTGGTCGCGCCGTTCAGGGCCGTGATGCCGTTGACCGTCAGCGCCCCGAGCGTCGTTGCCCCAGCGACCGAGAGTGTCCCACCGAAGCTCACGGGGCTCGTGGCGTCCGTGGTGAGGCTCGCGCCCGACAGGAGGTTGATCGAGTTGCCGGCGCCCGAGATGTTCAGCGACCCACCGGAGATCGTCAAAAACCCGCCGGTGGCAATGGTGATTCCACCGCCGCCCTGGAACGTGATCAACCCCTCGACCGTGTCGCCCGTCTTGTCGACCGCGTTGGCGTGATCGATATCGAGCTGGTTCTGCTGAGCGCTGGTGAGCTTTTCGTTGACGGCCCAGCCGCCTGGCTTGATTCTCGTGAAGCTCATGATTCCTCAGTCGAAGCGTTGCCCGTCGAGATTGTTGTCCTCGTCGAGGTAGAACCCGGCGCCATTCACTCCGTCGCGAATCCAATCGAATGCGACCCACGCGCCGAAGAGGTTGTCGGCGTCCTCGTAGATTCGGCCCGCAAGCGCGTAAAACTCCTCCTCGCTCATCGAATCGGGCTTCGCGAGGAGGATGGCTACGTATGCGACCGTCGAGTAGTACGGGGATAGTTGGGGATCGATCGTGTTGCCGTCCAGGAACGTCGGTCCCCCGGGGACAGAGCCGCCCCCGGGGACATACGTCGTGGCGTCCATTGGGTCCGTGAAAACGAGCCCCTGGTAGATCGACCCCAGGATGGTCGTGAGGTAATCGTTGACGACCTGGAATGTGGTGCCCTTGCCGATGAGGGAGAGCTTCGCGGCGACCCTTCGACGACGATCCTCCAGGTCATCGAACCGGCTCGGCGTGATGCCGAGGATTGCCTCCCACCTCGGCAAAAAGTCGGTCGCCTTCTCGGGAAGCCATTGGTTCGCGAGCTTTTGCGTCGCGCCGTATAGCTCCCACAGGACGCGGGCCGTCGCGTGGTTCTCGACCCACTTGACCGTCCCCTTGATGACGGCGAGGCTCGTCCCCTCGGCTTCCGCGATGGCGTTCTGAATGGCTTCGAGGTCGGTCTGACTGGCCGCGCCGAATTTGAAGGGCGCGGGGTTGAAGCCGCCGAGACCGGCCATCAGTAGACCCTCGTGAGGATGTTCGAGCCCGCGAAATCAGATGCGGCCCCCGCGGCGTCGAAGAGGTACGCGTCGACGATGTTCGGCGCGACCTTCACCACCTGGGCGGTCCCAAAGGTCGACGAGAGCATGCAGCCTTCCCCGTAGCGGAAGTTCCAGAATTGCGTTTCGCCAAGGAAATCCGTGACGCTCGCCGTGAACGTCAGTCTCCAATGACCCGTCGCCTGCTTCGTGATGGTCGGGTAGTAGGTCGGGTAGTAGCTCGACGAGCTGCCGACCACGGAATCGAATGTCACGACCGTGCCGTCGCTCCCGTCGTTCGTCCAAATCACGAACGCGCGCGGGCAGAGACGAGTCATGGCCGCGACGTCGGCCCGGACCTGATTGCTGGCGAGCGCGGGGAGGTCCGTCGTCGGGTCGACGACCTCCGTGTAGTCCGACAGAATACCGCCGAAGGTCGACAGGTCATCGATTGCAGGAAGGGTCATTTATACCTGCCTCACTGCGGGTAAAACGCCAAGAGCCCCGGGACGGCGATGTACGGGGCGAGCGGGTAGCCGCTCACCACGGGCACGACATCGGGCGTCACATTGAAGTCTGCGTCGAATACCTCTTCGCCCGACTCGTAGAGCGCGCGGAGGAAGTACGAGCCGACCTGCGACGGCCAGGAAAATTCCTTCTGCGGCTTGCGATAGGCGCGCGGTAGAAGGCCGGGAATCGTGGTCTTCTCGGCCGGGCCCATCGTCGCGAACGCGTTCAACACAGCGGCGACGTACGCGTCCATGCGCTCGGCGTCCGGAAATACCCAATCCGCCGTTTGCAGGGGGTCGTTCGTTGTGTTGCTGCGGAAGAAGCCCGTGTCGATGACAATGCGGTACGGCGGGCCGCCGCCGAAGACCTGCGTGATCTTGGCCCTGTAGAGCTTGTAGTTCGTCGGGCTGACGTAACACACGCGCTGCCCCACGACGGGTGCCGCGTCGGCATTCACGAAGAAGTCGACGGCGGAGTTCACCGTGGTGACCGGCGCGTAGCCGAGAGACGCATTGGTCGGCCACGGCGTACCGTCGAGCCACCCCCCACCCGGGCCGGGGGGCGATGCTCGCTTCGAGGTCGGCAATGATAGGCCGAACGTCGTCGCAACCGTGAAACTGTCCGCACTGGTGACAACGATGTCGGCGAACTCGGGAAACGCGCCGAGTACGGCGGGCTTCACGACCGTCTCGACGATATCGCTCGGCACGGTCCGGCTCTTGTTCGTCGTCGTCGGCGCTCCCACGACGACAACGTGCAGTGTCGACGGGCCGTAAACGGCCGGGTAGGCAAACGATTTCTGAACGAACGTCGACGAATTCTCGGCGGTCAGGTTGACCTGCGACCAATTGCCGCCGCCGGGAGGGTTTCGGTAGTAGTCGAGGAGGCGAGCCCGGAGGCCCTCGATGGTCTCCTGGTCGACTCCGCCGAGAAGCCCCCCAGACGCCACGAGAGCCGTTGCAGCGACGAAGGGAGGGGCAGAGGACCATCGGAGGGTCGTCCCCTCGGGCAGGTTCGTTCGGCTGCCCGTGTCGACGGCCCGGATGGACACGAGGTCCCCCGAGCCGTACGCGCCGCCGACGAGGACCTCGTACGAGAGGCCCGCGGGGTCGAGGAGCTGCGACCCCGCGGGGATGGCGACAGGGACCGACACGCTCGTCTGGAGGATGATGAAGCCTTGCGAGGGACCCGCGGGCCGCAAATCGAGCCCCACGATCTTCGCGAGGCGGATGAGATCGTCGTCGAGCGCGCTGTCCGGGAGCTGGGCATTCGCTTTGACGCTGACGAGGTTGTAGATCTCCTCGCCGAATGCCCCGAGCGCGTCTCCCCTGATGTAGTCGAGCGTCCCCTCGGATACGTTGGGGTTCGCGATCCCGAGGTTGATGAGCCCGTTCTTGACCGTCCGCGTGTAGTCCCCGCGGATTTGCTCGCGGGTCTTGGTCGTGAACTCTTTGGGGTCAGCCATTCGGCGTGAACCTCGTGGTGTTCGTCTCGCCGTTCGTCAGGTTCTTCCACACGACGAGAATCGAGATGGCGGTGACCTTCACGCGCTCGACGTCGACTCGCTCGATGGCGATGAGGCGACGGAGGACGAGGTCGTTCAGGGCCTCGTTCACGGCGTCGCGGACCTTCTGCGCCGTCGTCTCGGAGATGACCTTGAACTTGAATGCAAAGCCCAGGTTCTTGACGACCGAGCTACCCCGCAGCGTTCGGAGCGCGAGATAGACTTGCTGCGCCACCGACTCCATTCCCTTGTGCATCCCCGTCTGGGGGTCACGCAAGAGGTCGCCGGTGATGGTGTCGATGGCCGCCGCGTTCTGCTGGACTCGCTGGTCGTTCAGGTAAAGCTTCCCGGCGCTCGAATTCAGACCGTACGCCTCCCCGACCCCCGCCCCCGTGCTTCCAGCAGAGCAGGCGCCGAGTCCGAGGTAGGGCATTGCGTTAGAGTCCAGGGCAGGTAGGGGTCGGTAGCTCGATGGTCGGGAGCGACGGAAGCCCCGGGACGGGAATCGTCACCGGAGGAACCGCGAAGCTCAGGGCCGGCAGACCCGGGAGCCCCAAAGAGGCCGTGGGAATCGCAAGGTCGACGCCGTCCAAGCTGGGCACACCGGGAATCGGGATGCTCACCGGCGCTACCGAGAGCGACGGTGCCGGCAAGCCCGGGATTCCTATAGGTGATGTGGGCACGGCCAGCGTGATTTGCGGTGGAATCGACGGGAGCCCGGGGACGGGGACGGTCACCGGCGGTAGGGAGTACGCCGGGAAGGAGCACGCACCCATGGTCAGGTTGCGGCGAAGACGCTCGTGGACGGGACCTGAGCCACGTTGCCCGAGAGGCTGGCGACGGCCGTGAGGGCTGCCGTGAGGGCCGCCAGCGTGGGACCGGGGATGGTCACGACGCCCGTGCCGAGAGCCCCGGCGAGGGCCGCAAACGCCGCCTGGTAGGCGGTCAGGAGGGCGACGAGCTGCGTAGCGAGAGC
This DNA window, taken from Polyangium spumosum, encodes the following:
- a CDS encoding putative phage tail protein, which translates into the protein MAGLGGFNPAPFKFGAASQTDLEAIQNAIAEAEGTSLAVIKGTVKWVENHATARVLWELYGATQKLANQWLPEKATDFLPRWEAILGITPSRFDDLEDRRRRVAAKLSLIGKGTTFQVVNDYLTTILGSIYQGLVFTDPMDATTYVPGGGSVPGGPTFLDGNTIDPQLSPYYSTVAYVAILLAKPDSMSEEEFYALAGRIYEDADNLFGAWVAFDWIRDGVNGAGFYLDEDNNLDGQRFD
- a CDS encoding baseplate J/gp47 family protein, with the protein product MADPKEFTTKTREQIRGDYTRTVKNGLINLGIANPNVSEGTLDYIRGDALGAFGEEIYNLVSVKANAQLPDSALDDDLIRLAKIVGLDLRPAGPSQGFIILQTSVSVPVAIPAGSQLLDPAGLSYEVLVGGAYGSGDLVSIRAVDTGSRTNLPEGTTLRWSSAPPFVAATALVASGGLLGGVDQETIEGLRARLLDYYRNPPGGGNWSQVNLTAENSSTFVQKSFAYPAVYGPSTLHVVVVGAPTTTNKSRTVPSDIVETVVKPAVLGAFPEFADIVVTSADSFTVATTFGLSLPTSKRASPPGPGGGWLDGTPWPTNASLGYAPVTTVNSAVDFFVNADAAPVVGQRVCYVSPTNYKLYRAKITQVFGGGPPYRIVIDTGFFRSNTTNDPLQTADWVFPDAERMDAYVAAVLNAFATMGPAEKTTIPGLLPRAYRKPQKEFSWPSQVGSYFLRALYESGEEVFDADFNVTPDVVPVVSGYPLAPYIAVPGLLAFYPQ